The nucleotide sequence CAGCATTGAGCTTATTGTTCAAGGCAAATCCACATAGAACACCTATTATTCCCAATATAAACCCAAATGATTGAATGAAACCATGAAGATAAAACCAAAGTGGATCATATGGTTTTAAGTAACGAGCAATTATTACTCCAATTATCATCAAAATGCCCCATCCTAGCATGTTTAGTACTCCATGGCTCTTCCTCAGTCTCGAGTATGGACTATTTGCGCTCGATTTACCTTGACCTGTTTcaaaattacacaaaacaaaagaaacacttATATTGCTAGATtgtgaatttgaactacatatTCAAACAACAATCAACATGACCGATAATATGGATTCATAGTTTGACAACATAAACATCTTACGTTGCCGGACATACAGATTTAGGATGGGCATGTTTCCCTTTTATATTACGATTAATTTGAAGTACAAGACAAAGCTAGGTAATAGATCAATTTATACGATATGCGGTACATGTTCACAAGGTTCCAAATAAAACAAGCAGCAGACAGGAAGTTGTTTTCAATGTTCCCATCAAAATTAAAGCTCATGTTAGGGTAATTAACCATCGGAATTTGCTCAACTCCTCATGTCCCTTTACaccaacaaaaaatgaaaagaccTCTAAAAGCATTCTCAATAATGAAAGTCTCTACAAGGGTCTCAAAAGAGATTTTTGCTCTTTACACTGGGAGAAATTTTACATACGACCAACCATATGCTGATTCTTTCATAAAAAGTGGGGACACATGTAGAACCGACAATAACTTAATATAGGGGTCAAAATGTTGCGTGTGTGGTCATATGAGTTAGGTGGTCTAGTAGAACTCTAGAATTCTCCCTACTCTAGTGTCTCTAAATTTGTGTCTTCATAAGTTTTGTGTGCTAGTTTAATTATACAATCCCCATTGACCTTACTCTTAACACTGATTAACTTAGGTCAATGTAAAGCTAACTCAAACGGTTAGTTGCATTCACTTTTACATTTGAGGTTCTGCATTTGATTTCCCTTTCTCTAATATCGCTAAAAATTTAAAAGTCAACCTTGTTTTGGTTTCAGTTGTACTCACCTGTGATATAGTTTATGGATGTGGAGACCTTGTCACTGTGCTCAGTCAATCTGTAGTTTGGAGCCACAGGCAGCAACCCATCTGGCCCAACAGCGTATATGAGCCTTGATAGTGGCTGGTTGGTCTCCAATTGGAACCCTAGGTACGTTCTGTTGGACTGGGATGTAAATAAGGAAAAGTTGCTTCCAATTTGAAGGCTCCCCTTGTTGGGCTCCACAAGGTTAGGTGAGGTCCCACCCAAGTAATACTGCTTGATCTCTCCTCCTGTTGGGGACATCCACCCCACAATTGCACTGGACCCCACCATCTGGCCATTGCTTGAGAACCCAATTGCAATGTATGAATTTGCAGCTGGTGCTGAGAGGACAAAGGTCCATAGGTTTGACAAGGTCTGTGAGTACTGCAAAAATAAGAGAGATTTTCATACACCACCTTGATCATTGGATGTGATTGAGATTAATATCATAATGTATAGAGCTTTTGGATGGGACGTTTGTGAAAAACGGACAGGTTGAGAAAATCTCACTTAGACTTAACAAGGCgatcaaagtttcaataaaactAGGTATATGTAAAGAGTTTTTGGATGGGAAGTTcgtttttttcttaaaaacagaCAGACATATTGAGAAGATTTCAGTTGATCGAAGTTCAATAAAATGGCGCATAAGTGAGATTTTCTCGACATGCACAAATCTCGAGCAAAGGGAATCCTCGAGTGTATCTATGTATGTATGAATGAATGATGGAAGAGATGCGGTTGACTTACTCTGAGGATGTAGTTGTGAGCATCCCAAACTGCAAAGCAATTGAGGGAAGCTGCATCAAAGGGCAGATTGACATTCTGCAGGTTAAGAGTTGAGCTGCAGGAATCTGTTTGTGAATTCACAGTGGCTGATAAGCCAAAGATGAAGACGATGATGAAACCTATGAATgccttcatctctctctctctctctctcacctcttttttctgtttctctctctagttctAGGTGGGTGAAGAAAACAGGTAACGTAGTGGGGTGATCATACGAATATTTGAGTAGATGTATATACCTGGAAGAAGTTGACAAATGATTGAACATTGCAATGGGAGTTGATAAGAATAATATAAAGCTGTTGTAATCAACATGCCATATACTTTGGGCTCTCAGaacaattaattttttatgcaaAAAGAGTAACTTATATGAAATGTATGCATTAGGTGAGCCGCATGACCTAGCCTGTTCTCCTGTTCTCATTCACTAAAGACCAAACTACTGCTTTCCAAGCACGCACTTCAGATTTGTGACATATGGAAGAATATGGGTTGTTTTAAAGCTTATAGTAAGTATCAGATAAATAATGATTTTCGCACTTCGGTTTTCTTCTTTTGCAGTCCTCCACTTGTTCTTGTTACTTGACCTTCTTTGATTTACCCTATCAAGGAAAACGATATGGAAGGTCTAAAGGCATAACAGAgctaaaagcacttccaaataaTCGAAAACATTTGACACGAAAAGTTAGAAGTGCTTTCAGTAAACATTTTCTAGTGCTTTAGGTGTTTGTAGGAATCACTATAGCTTTTAAGAGAATCTCAAGCGTTTCCAGCAAAAGACATGTATCAACAGAAGTGTTTTTCCCAAATGAACCCACTAGGATCAAAGAAGGTAAAATGAATTTCGTGTAACTTTAAATCGTCCAAAGGTCTGGTCAACCAGAGCTTTTGGTAGATGGGGCAGACCTGGACCTACAGGTTAGGGTTTGGACCAAGACAATACAGCCAATCTAAAAACCTTTTCTTGATCTGTTCTGGCATATCTTTTTCTAATAGAAAGAGCTCACTTTGTGAAGACCAACTTTCTTGATTTGCTCTTTGCAATTATGTTACGGGGGCTACAGCCGGCAGCAGTGAAGTACAAAGCAAGAATATATGGGCGGCTGAACCGCCTCCACCTCcgtcggagagagagagagagaacttatAAGTTGCATGCTAAGAATTTACCACTTTTTATTTTGGGTTCTGAATTTACATTGCATTATAGCATAATTCTGTAAGAGCAATGCTATGCAAAGCATTCCCAACTTTTGGGGTCTGAATTTACACCACCACTGTAGCATACAAGTGGACTGAGTTTCGTAGCTTTGCTCaagaaataaacttaaatgaaTTGATCAATTTACAACATGTCGACTTCTGCCAAGATCTTAGAACATCAGCATCAGGCACTTGAAATCTCAGCTTCACCACCGCCGAGCCCTGCGCACAGAGAAAAGGTGAATTATCTACAGCCCTATAACAATATTTAATAGCATATTATGCTAGAATAAATGTTGGATGACAAATTTATTCTAGAACTGTTGAATGATAATTTAAGGTTCAAAATTATGAATTCACGAATGTACGCCCCCAATGGCCTGGAGATGAACATGAGAACGACTATCATATGTTTAGGCTTTCGTTATATTGTATGTTAAGAATGTTTTTGTGAATGCCCTAAAGGACAGGCAACTGATAGAAGCATGATGATATGAAAGTtaagaaaacccaaaaccccagcAAGCACAAACATTTTAATCCCCAACGGGTGGTCCTCTCAAATCCAGATTACCAGCTTTGTTGCAAGTAAGAAAGCCATCTACACCACACTATCCGCAAATAAATAGTGAACATTTCAAACCAAATTTAAATCTGGAATTCGAAAGAAAAATGGCAGCCCTACGGTGTACAAATAAATCTACTTTCAGATAACTATGGGTCAAAGAAAGTTACCCAATGATGCATATGCTGGTATGCTGACAAAACTGGGACATGAGCTACTTGAAGCTAACTTGTCACTTAGACTGCCAGATCCAACCAGACAATCCCGAGGCTGCAGTAGCATAAAAAAATCAGAATACATGAGAAAATCTCTGCACATAATAAAAGACCATAACGAAAGTAGAGCATGGAATTCCTCATTAATGCCCATCTCAACATAATCTCATTGTCCAATATGTTActagttttcaacatttttaGGAAACGACCTAATTCAATTATCGAAACTCCAGTCACAAATGCCTGAAGTAAAATACGCCGGAAAGACCTCTCCCATCAAAACAACAGAAATTAACTCCTGACGTACAAGTGTATATTTTCTTTGATTCAGTTAAATATAGGATCCAAATGAACTCTAGATAGGAGGCAAACCTGGAAATCCTTGTAGAAGCATAGATGAAGTTCCTCCAAGGCCCCTTTTTTGCAAACCAACCTCGGGGTTGCCCGGAAAGCATTCTGAATAGCAGAAACAATGCCTCCAAGAGGATATTTTTCAGTATTGGATGGTACATATCCTGCTTCATTCAGGATTTGCTGAGGACAGGGAAAGGAAACTACCATTACATACCAAATACATTTACTCCAAATTAAACCAAGTTTCTATTAAGAACCAAAAGATAATGGGTATGAATGAAATAACAAATGATGGACAGCCAAGTGTGAATACATGGCAGTGATAGTGTTAATATACAAAATAGCTGTATCTCTAGAACTTACAGTGACATTGTACTTAAAATAGACATTGAGGGTTGTCAAAAAGTAATTGTATTCATCTCCAACTACTGGAGAGGAGCAAGTTCCGTGCTTCTCTGCAACAAACAATGAAAAAGGATGCAGGAATCAGAACTTGCACAAGTGATGCATGCCAAGAAAAAAAGGTCATTGCTCGTAGGTCTGAAATCAACCTAATGTCTAATAAGACTCATTGGGCAAAATTTCTAAAACAAAGGCTACAGACAAACAACTGACTGTTCATTATTAAGCAACAAAGAGCAAAAGGCAAAGATGCTAACCCCACTGCCATTGTAATACCACGCAATTCAGTCATCATGGAAACAAGAATGAAGAATAGTTAGCTCAAAGTAAGGGTCATCTAGAATTTGAGAAGAAATTAAGTCCACAATCAATGATCACCTCATGACCCCAAAATGATCCTTTTCCACCATGGCAGGATGATGGTTTACCACAGCTTAAAGATGGCCAGTATTTCTCTAAAGCATCGTGCAATGTTGAGATCTACACAGTAGATAAAGAGATAGTGGTGAGATTTACGGATAGATCTACACACTAGATAAAGAGATAGTGGTGAGATTTACGGACTGCCACTACAAGAGACATGCATCATATATTTGAAGATAAAGCGACATTAGTGTGGGTACTATATTCCAGTCAATCAGTATTCATTACATATTTCTCATGCGCTAAAAGAAAATCTTTCTTTTGCGGAGTTCCCGATTCCTTTATGTGAGCAAGTAGAGTCTCAAAAATATTCACAACCCACAAACCATGTAGACACGAAATAAGAAATACAAACCTCCTTATCATCAAAGGTTTTCCGTGTGCAACAGGCAGGCCAAGTTCCATCATTGTAGTCAGGCCACAATCCATCTGCCACATGTATAAATAAACCATCAAACAACAGTCAATGGATAAAATACGGGTTGGACGAATTTGATCGTAAATATTTGAGCTTTTTGAATTCCCAATTAAGGAAATTAGCTTCCAACAAAATGAACCAACATGCCCTAATCAAAATATTTGAACTTCAACTGAAAAGTCAACTTAACTCATGCTTTTCATCTCTGCATTACACAATATTATACAAAAGCTTAATACTTACGGATTGTAAACATGGTTGGAGCATTTGAGCTGaaacaagaaaaacccaaaagtaGAAAATCAACTCAGAAAGCTCAACCTaatttaccaaattaaaatcaaccaaaacgaaaaaaaaaaaatcaatcttttTGAAATTAATAGTTAAAATAAGGAAGAGATTATGAACCCGCGGCAGCAAGCATTGGAGGAGCAACAATGGCGGGTGCGCTGACAGAAAGTGCCAGGCCATTGCAGGGCCAAGTTGAAGTAATCGAACTCCCTctgccctcctcctcctctgctTCCGATTTCGAATCCGATTCCGGCTTGCTTGGCATCGATCAGGCACAGAGAAGCGCCCACCGCAATCAGTGCTACTGCAGAGGCGAATTGAGCAGAGAGAATAGCCATTTTTTGAAGAGAAGGGAGAGCTTGGTTTGATTTTCGGAGAGTCTGGTGTGATTTATAGGGGCGGGTAAGGGTAGATTCGTCATTTAGGTTACTTGGGCAGTTCTTTCTCCAATCATTATGTAACGGACGTTAACGGAAGTTgttgtttgttttatatttcttttttgcaTTTGTTTTGGAGTTATTTTTGTAACggaataaaagaagatattctTTGTTATATTCTTGTGTTTCAAGTTTCATATGACGATAATTATGGACATATAATATAGAAACTTGAAGTTGTAGactgatttatagttttatcttctttttatagTATTCATGTTTTTGGAGATTGGAATGCAGGGTTAGGATTCGagttcaaaaaatgaaaatgactatTTAGCTTGAACTTGAATCCTTGATCAACGATTTAAAACTTGAAGTTTGAGATTCAGTTAGCCTCTAAATTATATGCATGTTGATAAATTAGTCTCGTATtccaattttacaaggaaattaCAATTACAAAATGTTATAATCGTAGTTATCAACACAAACAATACAACTACAAAATGTTATTAATTATGGAAATtattgtcacttagtattacgatttAGTGGTATTGTTCTTCATTCGTAACTGAAATGTCTTCATTCAATTCTTGCCAAATGATTTGAACTATATAAttactaacccattgtgagggtAAGTCCGCATATCCCcgttaatgtaaataatatcatttgttaaaaaaaaaacagagattGATACTCACACCAGCCAAACAGATCATAAAACAAACTAGTTAAAGGTAAATCAACAAAGTATTTAAATGATGCAAAATCAGATGAATCGAAAGCAAATCCCATAGTCATATGCCACTTGATTTCAATCCCACTTTGTCCCTTGAAACTCAAAAGTCATCACTTTAATATCTGAAACTCGATTTTGATCTCACTTTACCACCTGAAACACAAAAGTCGCCATTTTACTCCTAAAATTCGATTTGCtccttgaaattaaaaaatcgCCACTTTACTTATTGAAACTCAAATGTCGCTTACATTgccttctttctatttttttaggATAAGTTCATCCATTCAACATTTATAATTGGCACTACGCCAAATTTCCTCCTGAAATAAATGAATagtaaaaaaagaacaaaaaaaaaactatcctTCCTCTTCACCAACCATCTCCATTAAGAACACAAGAAATAACGAAATCAATGGAACGAATGATAAGGTGGTTGACGATGGAGGAGAAGGGATGAATGTTGTACAATATATGAaggttaaatttattttttttttcatttcaatcTATGTGGCACCATTTGATTGGATATGTGAACTTTATAATTGTGCCACATCAATCATAAGTGGGCCTTAATTATGTCATTTAAGTATACTTAACAGTTATTTAACGgaatacaaataaacaaatcaaAGTGGAGTAAATATTGAGTTTCAGAGAGTAAAGTGACGATCTTTGAGTTTCAAAATGTAAAGTAAGATCAAAATTTAGGTTCGATGAGCAAAGTAACGATTTTTGAGTTTCAAGAAGCAAAATAAGATCGAAATCGAATTCTAAGAAGTAAAATGACAACTCTTAAGTTTCAGTGAGTAAAGTGCAATTGAAATCAAGTTCCAAGACTGATTACAAAGGTAAACACTTTTAAAGTTAAACACATTTAACCAATAAACTACAAGCGATTTGCCAAAGCCATTTTTTATTTGGGAAAATGGCAGAAAAGGACCAAAactattaaagaaagaaaaaaaaaagtcacagAGAGAAGTCTGGAAATAGAAATCGAAAACCCTCCAACTCCGAAAGTCCAAACCCTAGTTTTAGTTAGATTTTTATATTAATCATTAAATTTTAGACACACACATACTCCTCTCTCTCACCACTCTGTTCCTCTGTCTTCCCCACCACCTTCGTATTCACCAATActcgactctctctctctcccctcgcTCTTTCTCGAACCTTCTCGATCTGCAAAAGCCCTAATTTGATAATTTCAGCACCACTCTTCCGAACCCCCAAACCCCAGCAGATTGGGAATCCGTAATTTGCTTGAATTTTCAGGTCAATTACAATCCCCCCAACATATAACCCTATTCGCGCTCTGCTGGGCGTTTTGATTCTTCGAGCT is from Malus sylvestris chromosome 5, drMalSylv7.2, whole genome shotgun sequence and encodes:
- the LOC126621389 gene encoding cytochrome b561 and DOMON domain-containing protein At3g07570-like, which produces MKAFIGFIIVFIFGLSATVNSQTDSCSSTLNLQNVNLPFDAASLNCFAVWDAHNYILRYSQTLSNLWTFVLSAPAANSYIAIGFSSNGQMVGSSAIVGWMSPTGGEIKQYYLGGTSPNLVEPNKGSLQIGSNFSLFTSQSNRTYLGFQLETNQPLSRLIYAVGPDGLLPVAPNYRLTEHSDKVSTSINYITGQGKSSANSPYSRLRKSHGVLNMLGWGILMIIGVIIARYLKPYDPLWFYLHGFIQSFGFILGIIGVLCGFALNNKLNADVSTHKSLGIFVLVLGCLQVMALLVRPEKESKVRKYWNWYHQGVGRILIIFAVANVFYGIHLGEKGKGWSAGYGVVISILFVTAFILELRLWLRK
- the LOC126621430 gene encoding ribonuclease 2-like; the protein is MAILSAQFASAVALIAVGASLCLIDAKQAGIGFEIGSRGGGGQREFDYFNLALQWPGTFCQRTRHCCSSNACCRGSNAPTMFTIHGLWPDYNDGTWPACCTRKTFDDKEISTLHDALEKYWPSLSCGKPSSCHGGKGSFWGHEWEKHGTCSSPVVGDEYNYFLTTLNVYFKYNVTQILNEAGYVPSNTEKYPLGGIVSAIQNAFRATPRLVCKKGALEELHLCFYKDFQPRDCLVGSGSLSDKLASSSSCPSFVSIPAYASLGLGGGEAEISSA